The genome window CGCGCCGGGGACGATGCCCCCGCCGTCGGTGCAGCCGTCGGCGAACTCGACCAGGGTGTGGTCGTCACTGAGCAGCAAACCGTTCTCGATGCGGAACTTCTCGGCCATCTCGGATACCTCCGTGTGCTCGGTCGGTGCGGCTGGAACGCGGCGCAGCCTCAGCACGCCCGGGCCGGGGTCCCGGTAGGGACGGCGGGGATCCGGTGCTGGCCCGACCGGTGTGAGACCGCCCGGCGTGCCCACGACGCACCCGCCCCACCCGCCCGGGTGCACACGCGGCCACGGCCGGCACCGGAGGTCAGGTGGGGCCCACGCCGACGGGGCGCGGCCGCGTCTGGTCGGGGACCCGGCGTACCGGCACCGGCCGCCCACCGGAACCGATCGGCGGTCTCACCCGGTCGGGTCGGCGGCGGATCATCGGCGCTACGCCCCGGCCCGGGTGTGCTGACCTTCGGGCGGTCCAGTCGCACCGACCGAGCACACCCCAGGGGGCCCACCCGGACCCGAACTCGCCGGATGCGGGTGGCTGGTCAGATCAGAACGGGGCGCGGCCCCCGGCCCGCCAGACCGCGGCCGCATCGAGCAGCTCCGCGGCCATCGAGTCACCCCAGCCCTGCACCACCCGCAGCGCGAACACCGCCTCCTGCTGATCCCGCACGCCGCCGCGGCCGCCGAGGAACTCGAGCAGCTCACAGACGTCGCCGTGGTCGGCCTCGGCCGCGGTAGCGACGGTCACCGGTCCGCGGCGCAGGCCGCGGCGCAGCCGCCGGGCCTCCCGGGTGGCCTCTACCGCCGACCGCGCCGCCTCACGGCCCCTGCGCCCGCTCGACGGGTCGAGCAGCCGGCTGGCCCAGTGCCGCCAGATCCGGGTCGTCGAGGGAACGTCGCCGAGCAGCGCTGCCGCCTGGTACACCGCCGGCTCGCCGTCGGCCGGGTGGTCGAGGCCGGGGTGGGGGTCGAGGACGTCCTGGCCGGGGCAGAACGGCTCCCGGCAGGGCTCGCCGTGCTCGGCGCCGCACTCGCGGCAGCCCGCGGGCAGCGGCGCCCTGCCGAGCACCACCACCGTCGCGTTCTCCGGGTCGTCGGGGTCGAGCCGCCCGTAGCGGCCGCACTGACCGCAGGTCACGCTCTGGTGCTCGCTCCAGTCGGGATCGGCCATGATCCGGCCCGCACGATCGGCCGGGTGCAGGACAGCAGACCGGGTCGAGCAGGGGCACCGGTGCACGGTGACCCGGTCCGGGATGAACTCGCCCAGCGCTGCGGGGTCTTGCGCGGGTTCGGTGGTGGGGTCGTGAACGGTCATGTGCTGCCTCCAGGTCGTGGCGGTGGGTGACAGCACCTGCTCTGGGCACGACCGGGTGGGCCCGGGCGGGGGTTCGCGCTGGCCCATCCGGTGTGGGATCACCACTGACCACCCGCCGGCGGTGCCCCGCCGGCGCGGTGATCCCGCCCGGATGGCGTCAGCACGCGGTTCATCGCCTCCGGGGCCCTCCCGGGCGTGCAGGGTGCGGCGATCACCCCCCCGCCACGGCCTCGAGGCGCACCCCGCCGGCTACGTGGTGGTCTCGCCGTTCTCGGGATCGCGGTCGCCGCGCTCGGCGGGGTGGGGGAGGTACTCGATCCGGTCCGCGCGCCCGTGCGGGTTCTCGGTGATCCAGTTGGCGGTCGCGTTGTCGACGGCCTCGGCGGCGGTGCGGCCGCGGACCTGGTCGTCGTGGGTGCGGCCGTCGGGCCAGTGCACCCGCACCCGGTGCCAGCACCCGGTCACGACGCCTCCCCACCCTCGACACCGTCGCCGGCCTCGTCGGCGGGGGGCGTGTGGCGGCGGTCGATACGCCTCGGAGCTCGAGCGCCGTACGCCATCCCCCGGGCGACGGTCCGTTCTGCTTCGACCTGGGTGAACTCGTCGACGCCGATGTGGACCGCGGCGGCGTCGAGCAGCAGGGCGTGGGCGTTGTCGGCGTCGAGTTCCCCGCCACCGACCAGCCGGCCCAGGGTGCGGGCCGCGGTGAGCAGGGTGATCTGGCGCTGGCCCTTCGGCGCCTGTTCGACAGCGGCGGTCTCGCCGGCGAGGATCGCGGCGACGTAGGCATTCGCCCGCCGGGTCGGCAGGACAAGGGGCTCACCCCGGCGCGGCTCCGGCGGCGGGGGAGGGGTCAGCAGGGTGGCCAGCCAGTCGGGCAGCTCGGCGATCCGGCCGTGCTCGGCCACCAGGTAGGCCCCTTCCGGGCGGACACTTCCGGCCCCGACCGCGAACCCGCCGGCGGCCCTGGTATCGACGAGAGGTCCGAGGCTGTGCCCGTGCCCGCCGTGGGTGTTGCGCAGCTCCAGGCCCTCGGGCATCCGGTAATAGAGATGTTCCCCATCGGTCGGGGTGCGCGTCGAGTAGGTGTCGGGCAACGTCTGGCCGTGCCGGGCGGTCAGCTGATCGAGCACCTCGCGGCCAGTGGTCGCCCCGCCCCAGTCAGCGAGGGGTTCGGTGCTGGTGTCGAGGTCGATGACCACGATCCCCGACGGGCCGCAGGCGATCCCGACGTTAAACCGAGCCGATGCGTCGCCGGACCACCAGCGACAGATCTGGGCACGGTCGCGGGTGGCGCGCTGCTCCCATCCCTGATGCCCCTCGGCGCAGATCCCGCGTCGCCGGCAGCGCTCGGCGCTGTGCCGGGGCACGGCCGGGAGCTTGCCCCCGGGCTGGACCGGGAACACGAAGAGCCCGGCGGCGGCCGCGTCGAGCGCGACCCGGCGCAGCCGCACCACCTCCGGATCCTGCCGTCGTGTGCGGCGTCGCGGGCGTGGCATGCGGTGGTCTCCCTCCCGACTCCGAGGAGCAGCATCGCACCGACCGGTCCGGGTGCGGGACATATCAGTGCTGGTCTGGGTGGTCATCAGTGCTGGTCTCCGTTCGTGAGGGCCGCGGGCTGCGCAGCGGGGAAGGTGGGGTGGTGTCGGGCCGCCCGGTGGGGCAGGCCGTATGCGCCTGCCCCTTGGGGCGTGCCGCAGGGTGTGCCGAGGCTCGCGGGTCCAGGGCAGCCCGCCAGGGCTGTCGCGACAGCGACGCGACAGGCGCCCTGGACGCGGGAGAAGCACGCCCGCACCCTCGGCCCGACACCGTCGAGCCAGAGGCAGCGCGGCGTAGCCGCTCCCTCAGCGCGGTGGTAGTTGCTGCAGCTCAGTTGCGGTGGAAGGGGTGCAGGCGGTCCACGTCGAAGGAATCCGACACAGGCTCGGCGGTCGGGGCGGTGTCGTCTCCTGCGGGACCAGCAGCCGCGCGGGCGTCGCCCTCGGTGCAGTGGTGGACCAAGCCCAGATCGTCGTCCTCGACCAAGTGGCCGTCCCGGGCTGCGGCCCAGCACTCCCGGTCGAGCTGCCGGATGGGACGGGGGTCGGTGCCGTCCTCGGCGGCGGCCCGCTGGGCGGCCTGGGCGGCGGCGAACGAACCGGGGTAATGCGGCTGCTCCCACCCGTCGTTGCCGTCGACAATCCAGCACGGGCCGGTGATTCGGGCGACCCACGACGCCGGTGCGTCGCCTCCTGCCCGATCAGCAGCCGCGCCCTCTGCGATCTTCGCCAGGATCTCCGGGACACCCCACGTCGCGTTGACCCCGGGACGGGGCAGCCCGAGCGCCATGCCGATCTCCACCAGCGCGGCGCCCATCCGCTCGTTCGCGTCGAGGAAGTGCTCCTGCATCTCGTCGGGTTCGGCTGCAGGTCGGCCGGCGGACAGCACGGCCTCAGCAGCGGCGGGGGACAAGCACACCGGGCTGTCCTGAGCCATCTGTGCGTCGAGGAGGCGTGTCACCGCTTCTGCCACCTCGACCGCCGCGTCGTCGCGGGCGTGGTAGAGCCGATCCGGAGGGCAGCCCGCCTCGAACTCGGGGTGGGCGACCAGCGCAGCGCGCGCGGTCGCATACTGCGTGACCAGCCCGGTGAGGTGAGTCAGATCGCTGC of Pseudonocardia autotrophica contains these proteins:
- a CDS encoding bifunctional DNA primase/polymerase, which encodes MPRPRRRTRRQDPEVVRLRRVALDAAAAGLFVFPVQPGGKLPAVPRHSAERCRRRGICAEGHQGWEQRATRDRAQICRWWSGDASARFNVGIACGPSGIVVIDLDTSTEPLADWGGATTGREVLDQLTARHGQTLPDTYSTRTPTDGEHLYYRMPEGLELRNTHGGHGHSLGPLVDTRAAGGFAVGAGSVRPEGAYLVAEHGRIAELPDWLATLLTPPPPPEPRRGEPLVLPTRRANAYVAAILAGETAAVEQAPKGQRQITLLTAARTLGRLVGGGELDADNAHALLLDAAAVHIGVDEFTQVEAERTVARGMAYGARAPRRIDRRHTPPADEAGDGVEGGEAS